The Mucilaginibacter yixingensis genome window below encodes:
- a CDS encoding CAP domain-containing protein produces MSKRFTRGILLCTIALLPGIVRAQSPSAERFKNEFLYRINSVRAHGCNCGTKWFPPVGPLTWNVLLQKSAYGHAKDMNDKDYFSHTSKDGRSMEDRIVLAGYIFNGFKSFYIGENIAKGQQSIAEVTDAWFKSAHHCQNLMSPVFKEVAVVQYNDTWVQDFGGREAYSPAEQKALLSGRMRVSGMDKHNNK; encoded by the coding sequence ATGAGTAAAAGATTTACGAGAGGGATATTACTCTGCACCATCGCGCTGCTACCCGGCATTGTGCGCGCGCAGTCGCCATCGGCAGAGCGTTTCAAGAACGAATTCTTGTATCGAATTAACTCCGTGAGGGCACACGGCTGCAACTGCGGCACCAAATGGTTCCCGCCGGTGGGTCCGCTTACATGGAATGTTTTATTACAGAAATCAGCCTATGGCCATGCCAAGGACATGAATGACAAAGATTATTTTAGCCACACCAGCAAAGACGGCCGCAGCATGGAAGACCGCATTGTGCTGGCCGGTTATATATTTAACGGTTTTAAAAGCTTTTACATTGGCGAGAACATTGCCAAAGGCCAGCAAAGCATAGCCGAAGTAACCGATGCCTGGTTTAAAAGCGCACACCACTGCCAGAACCTGATGAGCCCCGTATTTAAAGAAGTGGCTGTGGTGCAATATAACGACACCTGGGTGCAAGATTTTGGCGGCCGTGAGGCATACAGCCCCGCAGAACAAAAAGCCCTGCTAAGCGGCCGGATGAGGGTGAGCGGAATGGATAAGCATAATAATAAGTAA